The nucleotide window TTGACATGAGGGACGGTTATGCCCTGCGGGCTATCGAAATGATGGATGAAGACCtccgtgccgattggatacttgaagCACCTTTCTTAGGGGCCTCATGTGTCGGCTTGTGAGCTTAGCTTGGGTTCAGCTAGGCgagcaagggtccgttggcctagACGTGCAGTTGTGGGGCGACACTGCACTATGTAGGATGGAAGTATGTCGCGAGAGCTATGTTTGGCCATGCCATAAGACAAGGATAGACATGCTACGAAAGACGCACATGACAAAGGCCAAGGAATGAGAGTCAAGTTGATTAAACTTTGAAGCTAAATTAGATTAGTTCAACTCaatattataaaattaaaatttaaatattcaaaaactatacaaaaaatatttctggctagaaaaaataaatagtaaatcCCGTCGGTTTAAAATTGAGGTAAAATTGAAAAACTATTGAAATAGGTAGAGATGAAAGTAAGAAAACCACCACGTAAAAAAGGAAAAGTATAGACCGGAAAGATTAAAAAAGCAAAGGAAATAGCAACTGCCAACACtcaagaaaataacaaaagaggGAAATGCCAAAAGGGCAAACAGACTTGAGACTTTCGAAGCCATCTCTCTGCTAAAACCATTTCCTCATGCAGAAGCTACACTCCTTCTCACCAACATGTGTCACTCCTTCTCCCACGCGTCCATTCTCCTCTCTCTTTATATTCACTCCCCACCTTCTTCTCTCCCTCTCATATCTTCCACCTTCTCATTTACTATCattcatttcaatctttattaaTTAAAGAATCGGCCGTCCATGGCTGAGCAACACCAGCGCCACCAGCAACAGCAGCAGATGCAAGTTGGCCACCCGACGGAGGCAATCAAGAACCTTCTTCCTCAAAGGGGTCCCTCTAAATCCCAAGTCCTTGCTGTCGTCACTCTCTTCCCTGTTGGTGGGGCCCTCCTCTGCCTTGCTGGACTGACGCTCGCTGGAACTCTCATTGGGTTTGCCGTCGCTACGCCGGTCTTCTTGCTGTTCAGCCCGGTTCTCGTCCCGGCGGCCCTGACGATCGCGTTGGCCGTCACTGGATTCTTGACTTCTGGCGCCTTTGGAATCACGGCGCTGTCGTCGCTCTCGTGGATTATTAACTATATGAGGAGAATAAGAGGTCCAGCTGGAGAGCAGATGGAGCATGGAAAGCGGAGGGTGCAGGACACTGCTGGTCATATGGGACAGAGAGTCGGCCAGAAGATTCAAGAAACTGCTAGAACTTGATCAGCTGATCACATGCATGCAAGTACTCTGATCTAAATCCTAATGGTGCTGTAGTCAAAATGAGATAAAATCTGGAGTGTTTAATTTCCGTGCTTTTCCGATTACTATGTCCATGTATTCTATACTTTGTGTAGTTTTTAATGCCTCCTTCTAAGTGTTTGCAGCATTTAGTTTTTCCGTGTAATAAAAGGGTGTTTTTTTTTTCAGCAGCGTAATTTTTTTTGCGAGCTTTATAACCATAGTTTATTTTGAATTCTGCGGTTCCACTAATTCACTCATTAGAGGAAAAATGATCTCTTTTAATCAGGATTAATTTTCTCCATTTTCATGTTCAAAAATCAATCCGAAGCCGAGACTCCAGTCAAggattgtttaaccaaaaagttaGAACTTcgtcaaagctttaatttagaagttactgataatcaaaaatgaataaaaatgaatAAGGGAAATTGATTTTGCTAACAATAAGATagacaaaaaaaataaagtaaatcaGCATATTAAGATGATTCCTCGTGTTCCTACAAATgactagttttctcctttttataGCTATTTTCAAGATATACGTTTTATCTTTGTCATAATCAGGccattatagacaattaaaggTATTAAATATTACGTTACATAATTATTGTAATTTAATACAGATTTTCTaacatttttagtatttaatgcttATTACATATTGTatgtgctgtcagattcattctccttaATTTGCGGATCTAAATAAGTATGAGCGTCGAGTCTTTTGAGTAACtactcgtatctgttgcaactcgtgcctctgctcatatctgttgcaactcgtgcctctttgctAATCATTATTTTTTGACCAACCTTCGTATCATGACATGTCATCTTTCAATCACTTCAATATATATAAACTTAATTTTTTCCTATACAGATAGTTCCCCCACTTGTCATTTATTCATCAATTAAATATTTGGAAAGTGGATTTTAAAGCAGGAGTATTTGCCGCCATTAATGTTATTATGGAATcgacgcttcaattgtcacttccatttaatgcttaTTACACGCGT belongs to Nicotiana tabacum cultivar K326 chromosome 6, ASM71507v2, whole genome shotgun sequence and includes:
- the LOC107804160 gene encoding oleosin H2-like, yielding MAEQHQRHQQQQQMQVGHPTEAIKNLLPQRGPSKSQVLAVVTLFPVGGALLCLAGLTLAGTLIGFAVATPVFLLFSPVLVPAALTIALAVTGFLTSGAFGITALSSLSWIINYMRRIRGPAGEQMEHGKRRVQDTAGHMGQRVGQKIQETART